One genomic window of Gossypium hirsutum isolate 1008001.06 chromosome D11, Gossypium_hirsutum_v2.1, whole genome shotgun sequence includes the following:
- the LOC107930904 gene encoding RNA exonuclease 4, translated as MEHLVEHMRTSFHSAHETTCGVCKKHSRSFESLRENLIGPLPKQECRNVFNIRGCKFCLAILDSPYALRVHQDRCQLSGVNHGISAYMANLGLRDSLTIDNGYSRGLQVVALACKTVGGGSDRSLDLCARVCIIDENENIIFHTYVKPPIPVTNYRYETTGIRPEHLRDAMPLRQVQRKVQDFLCNGEPTWKIRSPKGGKARILVGHGLDHDLDKMQVEYPPIMIRDTAKYPPLMKTSKLSNSLKYLTQAYLGYDIQNGIQDLYEDCVATMRLYVRMRRQIHRRQDYPLASDPQNRNNFASWRQNELERMSPVLFQ; from the exons ATGGAACATTTAGTTGAACATATGAGAACTTCGTTTCATTCAGCTCATGAAACTACTTGTGGTGTTTGTAAAAAGCACAGCCGATCCTTTGAATCTCTAAGGGAAAATCTAATAG GTCCATTGCCCAAACAAGAATGCAGGAACGTGTTCAACATCCGAGGCTGCAAGTTTTGTTTAGCCATTCTCGATAGCCCTTATGCTCTTAGGGTTCATCAAGACAGATGCCAGCTCTCTGGAGTGAACCAT GGGATATCAGCTTACATGGCTAACTTGGGTCTTAGAGATAGCTTAACAATCGACAATGGTTATTCAAGAGGCCTACAAGTTGTTGCACTTGCATGCAAAACTGTTGGTGGTGGAAGCGATAGGTCATTGGATCTTTGTGCAAGGGTTTGCATCATTGATGAAAATGAGAATATAATCTTCCATACTTATGTTAAACCTCCTATTCCAGTCACAAACTATAG GTACGAAACAACAGGCATTCGACCAGAACATTTGAGGGACGCAATGCCATTGAGACAAGTTCAAAGAAAGGTTCAAGATTTCCTTTGCAATGGAGAACCAACGTGGAAAATTCGATCACCTAAAGGTGGAAAAGCTAGGATTCTTGTAGGGCATGGTCTTGATCATGACCTAGATAAAATGCAAGTCGAATATCCACCAATTATGATAAG GGATACTGCAAAATATCCTCCCTTGATGAAAACAAGCAAACTTAGCAACTCACTCAAATACTTAACTCAAGCATATTTGGG GTATGACATTCAAAATGGCATTCAAGATCTTTATGAGGATTGTGTTGCAACAATGAGGCTTTACGTTAGGATGAGGAGACAAATTCATAGGAGACAAGACTATCCGTTGGCTTCCGACCCTCAAAACCGGAACAACTTCGCGTCGTGGAGGCAAAACGAGCTCGAGAGGATGTCCCctgtgttgttccaatag